Genomic DNA from Pongo pygmaeus isolate AG05252 chromosome 16, NHGRI_mPonPyg2-v2.0_pri, whole genome shotgun sequence:
CCTGCCAAGAAACATCCAAGTGCCTCGATGTCATCCCAAAGGCAGCAGCAGCTTATGGATCAGGCACACATCTACATCCGAACGCTCTGTGGCAGCCTCTGTAGTTTTAGCCTCCTAATGCTGATCGCCATGTCCCCACTGAACTGGGTACAGTTCCTGGTGATCAAGAATGGCCTTGAGCTCTACGCAGGACTCTGGACCTTATGCAACCATGAGCTGTGCTGGAGCCACACACCCAAGCCACCCTGTGAGTGCCACCGAATTAAATGCCACAGGCCCCACACAATTGCAGAGCTTTCTGCTCACACAAATTGGCCCTTCATGTTTCTTCCTCCAAGATCTTTTGGCCTTCACCTCTCCAAGTGCAGGATGGATCTTTCTTTGGTATCCTCAGTGTGCCCTTTCTCTCTCCTATTCCAGGTTGTTTCCTGTCCTAAATAATGGGTTATACTCTCTTTACTCTATGGGaagaactgtttttgtttgtttgtttttcgagaTAGGCTCTTGCTCTATCGTCTAGCCGAAGTGCAAAAGCACTaccattgctcactgcagcctccacctccaggactcaagcaatcttcctgctcaacctcctgagtaggtggaactacagatgtgtgtcaacactcctggctaatttttaattttttttaaattttcttttttgtgtagaGACACGTTCTCattatatttcccaggctggtctcaaagtcctggcctcaagtgatcctcccaaagtactgggactataggtgtgagccaccatgcctgccctagGAATAACTCATTTACAAGGTGTTACTGCTAAGCAATGTGATTGGTATTCTAATGTGGCTTGCAGAATTAGAAGAGAAGTGATTGATCATAGCTGgaagataaaggaaatatcttaacctCTATTAGATTTAACGTTCAAGGTCAGCTTGTTCTTCTCCTAGCAGTGGAATAGAACTTAAATGTATGTTAGATATGTGGTATAACAAATGCCAGCTATGAAGATAATGTTATTTATGTcaaattttatgtgaatttaaataaatctgaaagtgcaacacaaaatattttaaaataagtttttgggGCTAAAAATATCATATGCATGAATTTTTCAATCAAACCAAAAACTTAGAGGAAAGATATCATTACACTGACAGTTTTCCCATCACCCGCAAGATATAAATTTACACAAAGAAATGGGTATTGTGAAAGAAAACATATGTGAGTAAAGCATCTATTCTCCTCACATAAGCAGGGGTCCCATCTATTCTCCTCACATAAGTAGGAGGGGAGCACCTGTGCCCAACTCTGAGGTAGAGCATCAGTTGTTTGGCCATGGGCTGTGACATTTGAAATTAAGGGACGGTATCCTGCATGATCTTGAGAAGAAACTAAAATCAAAGGCAGGCAGATATTCAACTGCATAAAACGAaactagagaaaatatttgcaacaattATGAAAGATAAAGGTTAATGGCCTTAATATAGTAAAAGGATACACAAAGTATTAAAAAGACACAAActcaaataaataagttctttttgAACAGACATGCACAAAAGAAGAACTATAACTATCTAATAAACTTAGGAAAAATAATTCAACCTCAATCATTAAAGAAAGGTAAATCAAATGAATAACAAGATGTAACTTTTCAACCACCatattaacagatttttaaatgataatgcaACTGCTATCACTCCCATACACATTCCTGTACATACCATGCAAATTGGTATAACCAAAGCAATATGATTAGGTGTATCCAGAGACTAAAAAATGTTCATCTCCTTTGAgtaaataattccatttctagaaattAATTCCAAGGAAATAACTAGAAATGGATTAAAAGGTTTAGGCAAAAAGATTAAGCTGCAATCATATTTATGTAACTGGGTGCCCAGGCTAAAATTTCATCCTTaagattattatttaaatttttaataaattagggctgggtgtggtggctcacgcctgtaatcccagtgctaccagaaaggggtcctgatccagaccccaggagagggttcttggatcttgggCAAGAAAGAATTCGAGATGAGTCcgtagagtaaagtgaaagcaaatttaagaaagtaaaggaataaaagaatggctactccataggaaGAAGAGCCcccagggctgctggttgcccatttttatggctatttctttattatatgctaaacaaggggtgaattACATTCATAAGCTTTTGGGGGAAGAGGTGGGCAATTCCCGGAACtaagggttcctcccctttttagaccatatagggtaaattcctgacattgccatggcatttgttaactatcatggcactggtgggagtgccTTTTAgtatgctaatgcattataattcacgtataatgagcagtgaggatgatcagaggtcacttttgttgccatcttggttttagcgggttttggctggcttctttaccacagcctgttttatcagcaaggtctttatgacctgtattttgtgctgacctcctatcattcagtgactaagaatgccttaacctcctgggaatgcagcccagtaggtttcagccttattttaatcagcccctattcaagatggagttgttctGGTTCAAATACCTCTGAcatcagcactttggaaggctgaggtgggggattgcttgagctcaggagttcaagaccagcctgagcaacaagataAAACTCTGTCtcgacaaaaaatacaaaaattagctgggcggggtagtgggcacctgcaatcccagttacttgggaggccgaagtggagaattgcttgagcctgggaggcagaggttgttgtgagccgagattgagctactgtactctagcctgggtgacacagtgtgaccgtgtctcaaaaaaaaaaaaaaaattaatacattagaATCCCAAAATTATGTCACTTAAAGCAGTGAATAGTTTATTTCTTGGAGCCCTGGATTCACCTTTATGCAGATAAAGAAAATCAAGGAAATCAAGCCAGCCAGTCACTCAGATTTTGTAGAGTCACTTTGTCACTCACCTTTGTTTATGCTTTGTTTTATCTCTACAGACTGTAATTATTTAGAGAAAGTCAACTGAATCCTTAAGGTGCACAAGTATAAATCAAGTATCCACCctattttccatgttattataaCTAGTTTTAATTCAAGAGTCAGTAATTAGTCTGCAATACAGATCTCATAAGAAATATCCCAAAATGTAAGCAAAATGTCCAGGCCTCATCTCCCTGTGACAACAATATAATGTTATTATTGCCcgaatacattatttatttatttatttatttatttttgagatggaatctcattctgtcacccaggctggagtgcagtggtgcgatcttggctcactgcaacctctgcctcccgggttcaagcaattctcctgcctcagcctcccaagtagctgggattgcaggtgtgcgccactgcacgcagctaatttttgtgtttttagtagagatggggtttcaccatgttagctaggctggtcttgaactcctgacctcaggtgatccacctgcctcagcctcccaaagtgctcggattacaggcatgagccactgcacctggcctccgaATACATGATTGTCTAATAATTACTGTCCAGTTCAATGACTTCAAACTTTTACCTACTGGATTGCAAGAATTTCGTTCCCCTCCCTGACAGTTTCCTTTCATAAGTCATTTTCGTAAGTTTCACAGGGGCTATCTCAGGTGTGTTTAAGAATGTGCATGCTCATATTCCTATTCCCTGGGCTCACTTCAGGGTGTTGTGCTTCTGTCTCTGACTTCACCTGGGTCTAGATGACTGATAGCCTCTCTACTGTGGCTGTTGCTAATGGGATGAAGAAGGGATGGGGAGGAAAGGACAGTATTCTTCACTTTTACTAGGAAGTCTCAAGTGTAGAACAGAACCTTCTGTTATTTTCCCATAGCACTGGTGAGATCAGGCTGAAATGTAAAGGATATATTGCCACAGAGAGTAGTTTGAACTGTTTTGCAGAGCGTGGGAAAGAAAGGGTAAGTCTTTTTGTCAGGCACTGGGCACCCTAGAGTTAGGACCCTAGGAACCACCATATAGTACACATTGCCAAGCTGTGTAGGGATGCTTTATTCTGGCACTCCAACCGGGTTACAAGGGGACCTAAATACTAAGCAGATTTCATAGATACCTCTTCAAGGTCCTAAGTCTCCACCCGGGATCGTTTCCATTCCAAAACCACCCACTTGGGGCACCTCATCTGAGCCTTGAGAAGTTGTATGTTGCCTTCCGTGCCTTGAAAGCGGTCACAATGGCAGCAGCATGGAAGTTCAGATTTGGCTAAATAAGTGAGCTGATTCCCCAGCTTGTCTCCAGCAGCACCACTTTCCAGAAGCTCCCTGGCCAAGTTTTACTTCCACAACAGTAGAAAGAGATCCTGCCCATTATTTTCAAACTGCCAAATGGTGAATGTTCTCATTTCACTGAGATCTGAGGGGATGCCACAGAACACTACTGCTTTCTGGTTGGGTGATGCCCCCTCCAATCTTGGTAGGGGTTTTACATCTTACCCGATGGTACTCTGAAGTATAGCATCGCTGACTGATGCTGGGCTGATCccaagaacatctacaaaaatctAACCAGGTTTTTCAGATGATTTGTACTTCCTCCTCAAATTGAAAGTGACATCCTTTCTCTTCCCAAGGTATTAGTTTCAGTAAGCTGGGAGTGGTGTCTTGGTATTCTTGTAACTTAAGTCTGCATCAAAGTATATCAGtaagaaaaacatcagaaatgTTTGGATACAGTTGACCCAGACAGGTGACACAGGGTGTTCGTTTTATCTCAGGCACTCCTTTTTCTGGACCAAGGCTTCTTACTGGAACATACAAGCAGAACCTTTTGTAATTTAGATCCTAAGATTTTTGAAACTTTGATGAGTAAGCTGTTATAAAAACTGTTGTTTAAAAGCTGAAATCAGCTTTGGTGTTACAGGAGATAGAAGCTTGAAATCAGCTTtcggacatttatttatttagagtaaTATGAATTAAAAAACTATAAAGTTAACCAAATGCAGATGTCTTAGACTCTGAATCTAAGTGTTTAGTTTGTTTACATAATTTGTTGTATATGATTATTCCTAATAGACTTGGTTACTTTGGGAAGGTTAGACTCTTCTATGCTGCAAATCTTTAAATTGTTAGTTTGGAGTTGTGAGGATCTTGTTTATGTAGTTTTCAGGAGATGAGAAGGTAACACAGAGAGAATTGTAAGAAATATATAAAGTTGCAGTCTTCTCCTCATGGTAGAAGAGGAACTGGACTTTATATGTTAGGCTGGAGTTGGACAGGAAATATCCTTGACAGTGCTCCTTGgtgttttgaatattaaaattatttgaattagTGTAAGCTAAAGAGTGAACTTATTTATAAAGATTCAGAAgaatcggccaggtgtggtggctcaagcctgtaatcccagcactttgggaggctgaggtgggcagatcgcttgagttcaggagttcaagaccagcctgggcaacatggtgaaaccccatctccaccaaaaatacaaaaaattagccaggtgtggtggtgtgcacctgtggtcccagctactcaggaggctgaggtgggaggatcacttgagtctgggagttggaggctgcagtgatagagatcatgctactgcactccagcctgggttacagactgagaccctgtctcaaagaaaaaaataaagaaaaaaaaagtggctcaGAAGAATAACATAGACTCCCAAGGCAGGAAGTTCGCTGGACCTTACGGGATTCCAGGGGAGGCTGGGATCTCAGATAAAGAAAATCAAGACAGCCAGTCACTCAGATTTTCTATAGTCACTTTGTCATTCAGCTTTGTTTATGCTTTGTTTTATCTCTACAGCTCAGTTTTTCCTGTTTATTAGTGTGTAAGTGCCTAAAAGGTGATACCCCGGTCGAACTTTACATCTTCTCAGTTCAAGCAAGCAAAAGAGGAAATCCAATTTCTAAGCATAAGAATAAAATTGTCCCAGGATGGGTCAGGTTCCCATGCTTAGTCCAGTTAGCTATAGTCAGAGGGCTATACAGACAATAGTCCAGGGCTATAGACAAGGGCTGCTAGAGCTCATGGAGGATTGTGGACTAAATACCACAAAGGCTGCCTGTTACCCTGGGCTTCATACAGCTCAATCTGGGCTTATGTTCTGGCTGGCTACACATACTGCTAATTCTGAATAACCCAGTCTTCAGAAAATGTGCAGCTTGTGAATTACTATGTTTTAATGTGGCTCACTTGTTGGGGCTACAGAGCAACTTAAGCTCTGTGGATAGGGTTGTGGTTTCTCTGAATGGAAATTCCTGCAATTCATCATATTAGTAAGTGGCAGGTTCTGgagaacaaaatgaaacaaggagGCAGATATTAGACTGGATAAGCTTGATACATAATTTCTGCTCTCTGGGTTACTCAGAAGCTGGACTTGGATTCTTAGGCATATAAGTGGTTAGAGAACTTTCTAAccactggggtgggggtgagcTGGTCCCTGCTACATTGGGACAGAAAAAGAAGCTAGATAAGGAGTCACCTTATAAGGGATACTGAAGATATTCCTGGGTGTCTGGTAGCTCAGAAAAGCTACAGCTACTTGTAATTATAAGTTATCTTCTAAATCTTCAGTAAAATATTGATGGGGAAGTCGAAGAACCTGTTCCATTTTAGGGATGTAGTAGCAAAAAGTAAGGTTGAGCATATCCCTGCTGCTCTCTTACCAACATCCAGTCCGCAGTGGCAGAGCCAAAGAGAAGACACCTAGAGCCAAAGATGGAAGAAGGAGAGGTGTGGCACTTGGATAAGAGCAACTTGAACAAATACGAGATACGACTTTGGGGGactcagaataaaaaaaaaaaaaagtggggggaaaAACACTTTGTGGTGAGTTCCTGCAGTTTGGTAAATTGGGGCTTGAAATCATCATAATATGGAATTAAAGTAAatgaggctgggcgaggtggctcacgcctttaatcccggcactttgagaggccaaggcgggcagatcacctgaggttaggagttcaagaccaccctggccaacatggtgaaaccctgtttctactaaaaaaatacaaaaattagccgggcatggtggcatgtgcctgtaatttcagctactcgggaggctgaggcaggagaattgcttgaacccaggaggcagatgctgcagtgaaccaagattgcaccactgcactccagcctgggcgacagagtgagactctgtctcaaaaaaataataataaaataaataaatagataaataaagtaaatatgacTTCATTTTGTAGTCATAGGCTGACAAGGCATGTACATGCCAGATACAGCTGGAAGTGAAAAACAAATGGAACTAAACAATGGGTAAATCATTAAGCAAAGTATATTAATATGATAGAATATTTTGTAgccattgaaaataatatttacaacaGATACTGGGGAAAATCACATCAtatattcttaagaaaaaaaacccacatgataTCTAGTATATCTACTATATACAgaggatagaaaaataaaatattaacaatggttGCCTCTAGGTAGTGAAATTGTGgctgatttttttcctgcttctttgttcttttgtagTCTTTTGAATACTTATGTTGAACGtgtattatttattacttttagaattagaattagaaacaagaaaaagatttAATCTGTTTTGTCATTGGTGACACCTCTTATAAGCTAGTTTATATCTAAATCAATGCATGCAGAAGTATTTGTATATTATCTTTAGTTTAACAATCATAGTAAAGAAATTCCAAGCAAAAAGGATGTCATGTAGCAAGCTCTGCTCCATCATCCTTTGTTCTTACATCCTTCTCTAAGACTCTATCTGGCCTTTTTAAGGGAATGTCCCTCACTGGACTAACCAtgttcctcctttcctcttcttcatgCAGATTATCTCCAATATTCCAGGgccttctttctcatctctgtcttTACCATACTTATTGGCCTTGGCTGGCTCTTCAGCTCTTGGCTCCCTAGTCGAGGAAGCATGACCACCAACTTGGATCTGAAGGTATCCATGCTCAGCTTCATCTCAGGTACAGATCTAGACTGGCAGGGTATTTTACCATGGTAAAATAGTCAAGGTAACAAATTTTCTCTGTGGAACTCTCATActctttttcttatctctttgCTCTTCTTCAGTATTACACCAACTTGCCAGCTATCTGCCTTATCTAATTATATAGAACACACCTTAGCTGACTTTACCAGGGTATAGAGCCTGTTCTCTCATCTTGGTCAATCTCcaagttttttatctttttgatccTTGCTATACATATGGCCTCTGGAGGCCAAAGAGCTGGGGGTGGCGGGGAAGGCAGACTGAAGATGCTGATGGGTTGTGACATCTTTCCTTCTGGTCCTAGCTACCTGCTTGCTCCTCTGCCTCAACCTGTTTGTGGCACAGGTTCACTGGCATACTAGGGATGCCATGGAGTCAGATCTCCTATGGACCTATTATCTTAACTGGTGCAGTGACATCTTTTACATGTTTGCTGGTGAGTCACTTCCCTGCTCTATGCTAGAAGGATGGATAGGGAAATCGCTTCTGGAAAGGGAGGTATAATCCAGGAGAAATAGAAGCACTGACTGTTCCTTTTCGGAACACTGATACTTGGAGAGTCAGGGGGGCATAATGAAGAAAGGATGGATTTTAGAGTCTGAAAACCTAGCATTAGTAACCTGTTCTATCACAAAGTGAGGCATGGACAAgttgagtaacttgtccaagacCACACAGAAAATAGTGGAACTATGATCTGAATCCAGGAGGTTCAAGCTTTGTCCTAATCAGTCTGAGAAATATTATAATGCAATTAGAGCACAGGAGGGTAAAGTAACTCTGCTGGGGGAGAGAGGGGTTCACTGAAAAGATGCCTCTTGAACTGGTTATTAAAGGATGAGTaagaattttaaaagccaaaagacCATTGCCTATTGAACCTCACCTCAAATTATTCCCTTCCCCTAGGGATCATCTCTCTTCTCAACTACTTAACTTCCAGATCTCCTGCCCGTGATGAAAACGTCACTGTGATTCCAACAGAGAGATCAAGGCTGGGGGTTGGTCCAGTGACTACAGTATCACCTGCTAAAGATGAAGGGCCAAGGTCTGAAATGGAATCTCTAAGTGTGAGAGAGAAAAATTTACCAAAGGCAGGACTGTGATGGTGATAGGAAAACCTAACTATAGCTTGTCTTAAAAGCAGGGGAGAAGCTGAGCTGGGAATGGTCACATAAATTCTTGGAAACTCTCCTAATATCATGTCCATATTACTGGAGGAGACAGCATTAAAGCTGATGAAATGTCTTTTGCGTGCATTGGATCCAAAATATGTATGATAGTCATAAAGTAAATAATAACTCacttaagaaaaacatttctaaaagaaaacaacaatgtTTACAGTCATGAATGAAAGAAACTAGTGAAAGATGCAGTGTGTAGACCAGAGACCTCTTTGGGTATCAGGGATCTCATGGACCAGAATGGCCCATGGAGAAGAATGTTAATTACttctttttggaattttctttattatgtgtgGCTTTGGGTATACTCAGGATGGAAAGCACTTGGACAAATACTGTTGAATCTGAACGTGATAGCATTACCAGAAATGGAATAAATATCAATGGATATAAGACCTACTACTCAAAGGAACTGAAAGGTGCTGGGTAGATTCCAGGGAATCCATGAGGTCCCACTTACTGTGAGGATTGGTAATTTGAAACATTTACAGTCTATTACGTAAAACCACTGCTTCTCCCTAGGCAGGGAGATACCTTAACCAGGCATCCAAAAACTCCCTGAAATTCTATACAAAACTTGTGTATGTATTCTTCTGTGAAGAGAGCCAGAGATTCCATCAGATTCTTCcttccccccgccccgcccccggaAGATAGTTTTATGTAAACTCCATCAAATTCTTGACAGGCTGGTGACCCCTTTGATTCCTTAAGCATCAATTATGTTTTGCTGAGCCAAATGGGACTAAAGGGCTTCCTTCagcagatggatagatagatagatagatagatagatagatagatagatgatagattgatagatgatagatcgatagataggcctatctatctatataatacatctacatctatatctatacaaGCTGAAAGATTTTCCATGTTTTATATATCCTGTAAAGCTAAGTACGGAGGGAGGAGGTGGTATTTTCAGGCGATCATATAGGTCTTTTGATGGCTAAACATCCCTTTCACACTCAGACTAGATTTCACACATAAAGTTCCTGATACTCATTTTGTCTTTCATACCCTTAGTTGCTGCCACTACTGCTGTATTGGTTGAGATCCATTCTTCTCCCCAATGCTGGCAATGAAATGGACTATAGTGTCCAGCTTCACCTCTTGCTGCATGTAAAGATAAGCCCTTGGGTCTATTTGGTTTAATTTAGAGATTCACTAGCAACCTTTgcagaaaacacaaataatagACATTGAGAAATTATATAATTCTTGTAATCCTGGTCCTGATCAGTAATTCCCAAACATTTCCAGATAGTAACTGGAAGCCCTTTAAGTTAATACTTATGCTTTTATTCCTGTGGGTTGGAGCTTACATACAGCACACATGTATATGCACCCACACacagatacaaaaacagacatatacacacacacctcatTTTGATCCTGCCTTAGAAAACCCTTTCTTCATGCCCCTGTTCCAACCAGGTGAGTTTCATTATGGCAGAATTCCTCGTGCCTCCTTACTTCAAGTGGCCTTAGTTCAGAGGCTCTTCAGGCTGTTTCTGGGCCTTTGTCTGGTTGTAAGAACAGACATGTAGTCAAAGCCAACTCTCCCTCCTCACATTACCACTTATGCAAACTCTAACCTATACATTAACTGGTTAAGTACTCACTGGGTTCACAATCTTTATTTGTAATTTAGTTCGAATACTTTAATTGTATGACTAAATTGACAGGATGCTGAACACTGATGACTCTTCAGGGAATAAAAGTTCTAAATGGGGTGAAGAGAAGAAAGTAAGTCTGAGTGAAGGTGGAAGAAGCGAGATAATAAGAAAGTAATGCCAggtacgatggctcacgcctgtaatcccagcactttgggaggccaaggcaggcggattgcctgaggtcgggagttcgagaccagcctggctagcatggtgaaaccccgtcactactaaaaatacaaaaattagccaggcgtggtggcaggcaccagtattcccagctacttgggaagctgaggcaggagaattgcttgaaacccgggaggcggaggctgcagtgagctgagactgcgccattgcactccaacctgggcaacagagtgagacttcacctcaaaaaagaaagaaagaaagaaagtaacaaGTGCCCTGGCTATTAGGGGATAATTGGCAGTAATTTTAACTAAGTTTTCCACTTTGCTACTGGAGAACTATCTTTTAAGCAAAGACAATCTTTCATTGCTCCTTTAGAAACTGAAtgctttctattttctctctttttctttgcttgtaaATAATTCCTTAAAAAGCTTAAgtgggccaggtgcgatggcttacacctgtaatcccagcactttgggaggccgaggcaggcggatcacttgagaccaggagttcgagaccagcctggccaacatggtgagaccccgtctctactaaaaacacaaaaattagacaagcatggtggcacgcacctgtaatcccagctacttgggaagctaaggcagaagaattgctcgaacctgggaggctgaggttgcagtgagctgagattgagtcactgcactccaacctgggcgacagagtgagaccctgtctcaaaaaaaaaaaaaaaaaaaaagcttaagtgGATTTCCAGTCAGATAGCTCAGTAAATTACCCTTTCGTACACTCTCTTTGTTCCATATATCTTTTATAATAGGTTAAGTgggaagagacagagggagagagagagagagaatagtcCAGTTAAAACAAGATAAACATTTTCATagactggaaaaaagaaaaaagcaatggtATGATTCAAGCTAAGCCCTAGACTTCGTAGGCTATAAGTCCCAAAGAAAACATAGGTGAACAGGAAGATAGCTCCTATGGGGTGAAAGGGACTAAAAGTGCTTCTCAAGACACGGACTAAAGCCAGCTTCGCAACCCTACATCAAAGAGAAGCTGTAGAAAAGAAGCTAAACAAAAACTGCTGCCCAGCACTAACTAGCTTATTTGGAACTGCAGACCTAAAGAGGGAGCAGGACACAAATATAACCTTGCTAAACTAAGCAGCCTGTGGGTTCATTAACTGTGTCTGTGATGTTCCTTGGTAGCGTAATAGAACAGAAAATCTAAAATACCACATTATCAGACCTGATTCTGGACTGAGGCCTT
This window encodes:
- the TMEM202 gene encoding transmembrane protein 202, which encodes MERREHLTLTFHSPEVPKIKGNRKYQRPTLPAKKHPSASMSSQRQQQLMDQAHIYIRTLCGSLCSFSLLMLIAMSPLNWVQFLVIKNGLELYAGLWTLCNHELCWSHTPKPPYYLQYSRAFFLISVFTILIGLGWLFSSWLPSRGSMTTNLDLKVSMLSFISATCLLLCLNLFVAQVHWHTRDAMESDLLWTYYLNWCSDIFYMFAGIISLLNYLTSRSPARDENVTVIPTERSRLGVGPVTTVSPAKDEGPRSEMESLSVREKNLPKAGL